A region from the Palaemon carinicauda isolate YSFRI2023 chromosome 16, ASM3689809v2, whole genome shotgun sequence genome encodes:
- the LOC137655017 gene encoding uncharacterized protein isoform X2: MEVVEEEALLLEEEVEVMGGAGGGFGHGGGGGGGGGFGHGGGGGGGYGQGGGIGGGASIVRAVGGFVGSSVSSGGSGGGGGSYGGGQGGSFGGGHGGSFGGGQGGSFGGGHGGSGGGVGGHGGSYGK; encoded by the exons ATGGAGGTCGTGGAGGAGGAGGCTTTGCtactggaggaggaggtggaggtcaTGGGGGGCGCTGGGGGAGGATTTGGAcatggtggaggtggaggtggaggaggaggatttGGACATGGCGGAGGTGGGGGAGGAGGGTATGGACAAGGCGGTGGCATTGGAGGAGGTGCTTCAATCGTGCGAGCAGTTGGAGGATTTGTAGGATCATCTGTAAGCTCTGGAGGTTCAGGTGGTGGTGGAGGTTCCTACGGTGGAGGTCAAGGAGGATCGTTTGGTGGAGGTCATGGAGGGTCCTTCGGGGGAGGTCAAGGAG GCTCCTTCGGTGGAGGACATGGAGGCTCCGGTGGAGGTGTTGGTGGACATGGAGGTTCATATGGTAAATAA
- the LOC137655017 gene encoding uncharacterized protein isoform X1, whose protein sequence is MEVVEEEALLLEEEVEVMGGAGGGFGHGGGGGGGGGFGHGGGGGGGYGQGGGIGGGASIVRAVGGFVGSSVSSGGSGGGGGSYGGGQGGSFGGGHGGSFGGGQGGSFGGGHGSSFGGGQGGSFGGGHGGSGGGVGGHGGSYGK, encoded by the coding sequence ATGGAGGTCGTGGAGGAGGAGGCTTTGCtactggaggaggaggtggaggtcaTGGGGGGCGCTGGGGGAGGATTTGGAcatggtggaggtggaggtggaggaggaggatttGGACATGGCGGAGGTGGGGGAGGAGGGTATGGACAAGGCGGTGGCATTGGAGGAGGTGCTTCAATCGTGCGAGCAGTTGGAGGATTTGTAGGATCATCTGTAAGCTCTGGAGGTTCAGGTGGTGGTGGAGGTTCCTACGGTGGAGGTCAAGGAGGATCGTTTGGTGGAGGTCATGGAGGGTCCTTCGGGGGAGGTCAAGGAGGTTCCTTCGGTGGAGGACATGGAAGCTCCTTCGGTGGAGGTCAAGGAGGCTCCTTCGGTGGAGGACATGGAGGCTCCGGTGGAGGTGTTGGTGGACATGGAGGTTCATATGGTAAATAA